Proteins encoded together in one Helicobacter pylori window:
- a CDS encoding class I SAM-dependent methyltransferase: protein MISKFLLKSMFKQWKNGDYQVVFWDNSVYRNGEHLPKFTLKIHRPLKFSDIKKDMSLTIAEAYMDGVIDIEGSMDEVMHSLYLQTNYEHLHKHDSAKAVQKPLKESSNISKHYDLGNDFYSIWLDETLSYSCAYFKKDDDTLHAAQLQKLDHTLKKLHLKPGEKLLDIGCGWGYLSVKAAQEYGAEVMGITISSEQYKQANKRVQELGLEDKVTIKLLNYQDLDGRLYRFDKVVSVGMFEHVGKDNLPFYFKKVKEVLKRGGMFLLHSILCCFEGKTNAWVDKYIFPGGYLPSLREVMSVMSECDFHLLMAESLRIHYAKTLDIWRDNFNHNLDQVKRLGYDERFIRMWDLYLRTCASAFRVGSADLFQLLLTNSVDNTFPLTKEYIYQ, encoded by the coding sequence ATGATTTCAAAATTTTTGCTCAAAAGCATGTTCAAGCAGTGGAAAAACGGCGATTATCAGGTCGTTTTTTGGGACAATAGCGTTTATAGGAATGGTGAACATTTGCCTAAATTCACCCTTAAAATCCATCGCCCCCTAAAATTTAGCGACATTAAAAAAGACATGTCTTTGACGATTGCTGAGGCTTATATGGACGGCGTGATTGATATTGAAGGCTCTATGGATGAGGTGATGCACTCTTTGTATTTGCAAACCAATTATGAGCATTTGCACAAGCATGATAGCGCTAAAGCCGTTCAAAAACCCCTTAAAGAAAGCTCCAACATTTCTAAACATTACGATTTAGGGAATGACTTTTATTCTATCTGGCTGGATGAAACCTTAAGCTATTCATGCGCTTATTTCAAAAAAGACGATGACACCCTCCACGCCGCCCAACTCCAAAAATTAGATCACACTTTAAAAAAACTCCACCTAAAACCTGGCGAAAAACTGCTGGATATAGGCTGTGGTTGGGGCTATCTCTCTGTAAAAGCTGCACAAGAATACGGGGCGGAAGTGATGGGGATCACCATTTCTAGCGAGCAATACAAACAGGCTAACAAACGAGTCCAAGAACTAGGGTTAGAGGATAAAGTAACGATCAAATTATTGAATTACCAGGATTTAGATGGGCGCTTATACCGCTTTGATAAAGTGGTGAGCGTGGGCATGTTTGAGCATGTGGGTAAGGATAATTTGCCCTTTTATTTCAAAAAAGTTAAAGAAGTGTTAAAGAGAGGTGGGATGTTTTTGCTCCACTCCATTTTATGCTGTTTTGAAGGCAAGACTAACGCATGGGTGGATAAATACATCTTCCCGGGTGGCTACTTGCCCTCTTTAAGAGAAGTGATGAGCGTGATGAGCGAATGCGACTTCCACTTGCTCATGGCTGAAAGCTTACGCATCCATTACGCCAAGACTTTAGACATTTGGCGAGATAACTTCAACCACAATCTAGACCAAGTGAAAAGACTCGGCTATGACGAAAGATTTATCCGCATGTGGGATCTGTATTTAAGGACTTGCGCTTCCGCTTTCAGGGTGGGGAGCGCGGATTTATTCCAATTGCTCTTAACCAACAGCGTGGATAACACTTTCCCCTTAACCAAAGAATACATCTACCAATAA
- a CDS encoding 4-hydroxyphenylacetate catabolism regulator HpaA, with product MKKGSLAIVLGSLLASGAFYTALADGMPMKQQHNNMGESVELHFHYPIKGKQEPKNGHLVVLIDPKIEANKVIPENYQKEFEKSLFLQLSSFLERKGYSVSQFKDVSEIPQDIKEKALLVLRMDGNVAILEDIVEESDALNEEKVIDMSSGYLNLNFVEPKSEDIIHSFGIDVSKIKAVIERVELRRTNSGGFVPKTFVHRIKETDHDQAIKKIMNQAYHKVMVHITKELSKKHMERYEKVSSEMKKRK from the coding sequence ATGAAAAAAGGTAGTTTGGCAATCGTTTTAGGATCGTTACTAGCGAGTGGGGCGTTTTATACGGCTCTAGCTGATGGAATGCCTATGAAGCAGCAGCACAATAATATGGGCGAGTCAGTGGAGTTGCATTTCCACTATCCTATTAAAGGCAAGCAAGAGCCTAAAAATGGCCATTTAGTTGTCTTAATCGATCCTAAGATAGAGGCTAATAAAGTTATCCCTGAAAATTATCAAAAAGAGTTTGAGAAGTCTTTGTTCCTCCAACTGAGTAGTTTTTTAGAGAGAAAGGGCTATAGCGTTTCGCAATTTAAAGATGTTAGCGAAATCCCTCAAGACATCAAAGAAAAAGCGTTGCTCGTTTTACGCATGGATGGGAATGTGGCTATTTTGGAAGATATTGTAGAAGAGAGCGATGCGCTTAATGAAGAAAAAGTGATAGACATGTCTTCAGGGTATTTGAATTTGAATTTTGTTGAGCCAAAAAGTGAAGACATTATCCATAGTTTTGGTATTGATGTTTCAAAGATTAAGGCTGTGATTGAAAGAGTGGAATTGCGGCGCACCAATTCTGGAGGTTTTGTCCCCAAAACTTTTGTGCATAGGATTAAGGAAACCGACCATGATCAAGCCATTAAAAAAATCATGAATCAAGCCTATCACAAAGTGATGGTGCATATCACTAAAGAGTTAAGCAAAAAACACATGGAACGTTATGAAAAAGTTTCTAGTGAAATGAAAAAACGAAAGTAG
- a CDS encoding glutamine-hydrolyzing GMP synthase, whose protein sequence is MAGANEQEFGKAVLEIAQDSVIFEGVKIKSLVWMSHMDKVIELPKGFTTLAKSPNSPHCAIESAKIFGLQFHPEVVQSEEGGKILENFALLVCGCEKTWGMQHFAQREIVRLKEKIANAKVLCAVSGGVDSTVVATLLHRAIKDNLIAVFVDHGLLRKNEKERVQAMFKDLQIPLNTIDAKEIFLSKLKGVSEPELKRKIIGETFIEVFEKEAKKHHLKGKIEFLAQGTLYPDVIESVSVKGPSKVIKTHHNVGGLPEWMDFKLIEPLRELFKDEVRSLGKELGVSQDFLMRHPFPGPGLAVRILGEVSEDKIKRLQEADFIFIEELKKANLYDKVWQAFCVLLNVNSVGVMGDNRTYENAICLRAVNASDGMTASFSFLEHSFLEKVSNRITNEVSGINRVVYDITSKPPGTIEWE, encoded by the coding sequence GTGGCTGGTGCGAATGAGCAGGAATTTGGTAAGGCTGTTTTAGAAATCGCTCAAGATTCTGTGATTTTTGAAGGCGTGAAAATTAAAAGCCTTGTGTGGATGAGTCATATGGATAAAGTCATAGAATTGCCTAAAGGCTTCACTACCCTTGCAAAAAGCCCTAATTCCCCCCATTGCGCGATTGAAAGCGCTAAGATTTTTGGCTTGCAATTCCACCCAGAAGTCGTTCAAAGCGAAGAAGGGGGTAAGATTTTAGAAAATTTTGCCCTTTTAGTTTGCGGCTGTGAAAAAACTTGGGGGATGCAGCATTTCGCTCAAAGAGAAATTGTAAGGTTGAAAGAAAAAATCGCTAACGCTAAGGTGTTGTGCGCGGTGAGTGGGGGCGTGGATTCTACGGTGGTCGCTACGCTATTGCACAGAGCCATTAAGGATAATTTGATCGCTGTTTTTGTGGATCATGGCTTGTTGCGTAAAAATGAAAAAGAAAGGGTGCAAGCGATGTTTAAAGACTTGCAAATCCCTTTAAACACGATAGACGCTAAAGAAATCTTTTTGTCTAAATTAAAGGGCGTGAGCGAGCCTGAATTGAAGCGAAAAATCATCGGCGAAACCTTTATTGAAGTGTTTGAAAAAGAAGCCAAAAAGCACCATTTAAAAGGCAAAATTGAATTTTTAGCCCAAGGCACTTTATACCCTGATGTGATTGAATCCGTGAGCGTTAAAGGGCCTTCAAAAGTGATCAAAACCCACCATAATGTGGGCGGACTGCCTGAATGGATGGATTTTAAACTCATAGAGCCTTTAAGGGAATTGTTTAAAGATGAGGTGCGATCGTTAGGTAAAGAATTAGGCGTTAGCCAGGATTTTTTAATGCGCCACCCCTTTCCAGGGCCTGGACTTGCTGTAAGGATTTTAGGCGAGGTTAGTGAGGATAAAATCAAGCGCTTGCAAGAAGCGGATTTTATTTTTATAGAGGAGCTTAAAAAAGCCAATTTGTATGACAAGGTTTGGCAAGCTTTTTGCGTGCTGTTGAATGTCAATTCTGTGGGGGTGATGGGGGATAATCGCACTTATGAAAACGCTATTTGCTTAAGAGCGGTAAACGCGAGTGATGGCATGACAGCGAGCTTTTCATTTTTAGAGCATTCTTTTTTAGAAAAGGTTTCTAACCGCATCACTAATGAAGTGAGCGGTATCAATAGGGTGGTGTATGATATTACCTCTAAGCCGCCAGGAACGATTGAATGGGAATGA
- a CDS encoding DUF3972 domain-containing protein, translating to MDILDLNKAQATQQNEQEVEDKEKESKEPVVLEDLSTLAWLELEEFSRLSGLPKERILELVNLGKIKSKISHNKLLIDASSGTNALIKKVENNLISMDMNGRSLEPVFVEKTINTILNLHDKVIGAKDETISAFKNENMFLKDALISMQEVYEEDKKTIDLLRDELNQAREEIEFMKRKYRLMWGKVADMSSVNKK from the coding sequence TTGGATATTTTAGATTTGAACAAAGCGCAAGCGACACAACAAAATGAGCAAGAAGTAGAGGATAAAGAAAAAGAGTCTAAAGAGCCGGTGGTTTTAGAAGATTTGAGCACTTTAGCATGGCTTGAATTAGAAGAATTTAGCCGCCTTTCAGGGCTTCCTAAAGAAAGGATTTTGGAATTAGTGAATCTTGGTAAAATCAAGAGCAAAATAAGCCACAACAAGCTCTTAATTGATGCGAGCAGCGGGACAAACGCTCTAATCAAAAAGGTAGAAAATAATTTGATTTCTATGGATATGAACGGGCGCTCTTTAGAGCCTGTGTTCGTGGAAAAGACCATTAACACGATTTTAAATTTGCATGATAAAGTCATTGGCGCTAAAGATGAAACGATTTCAGCCTTTAAAAATGAAAACATGTTTTTAAAAGACGCTTTAATCTCTATGCAAGAAGTCTATGAAGAAGATAAAAAAACCATTGATCTTTTGCGAGATGAACTCAATCAAGCGAGAGAAGAAATTGAATTCATGAAGAGGAAATACCGCTTGATGTGGGGGAAAGTCGCTGACATGAGCAGCGTGAATAAAAAGTAG
- a CDS encoding aminotransferase class V-fold PLP-dependent enzyme, producing the protein MQAFLNRSFAPLLNPNESPLEQVKSSIILKKGVSYFDWGASGLASVLVEKRVKSLLPYYANAHSVASKHAILMGMLLKECQEKLKRSLNLSDNHCVLSAGYGASSAIKKFQEILGVCIPSKTKKNLEPYLKDMALKRVIVGPYEHHSNEISWREGLCEVVRIPLNEHGLLDLEILEQTLKKSPNSLVSMSAASNVTGLLTPLKEVSSLCKKYRATLALDLANFSAHANPKDCEYQTGFYAPHKLLGGIGGCGLLGISKDLIDTQIAPSFSAGGVIKYANCTRHEFIDELPLREEFGTPGLLQFYRSALAYQLRDECGLDFIHKKENNLLRVLMHGLKDLPAINIYGNLTASRVGVVAFNIGGISPYDLARVLSYEYAIETRAGCSCAGPYGHDLLNLNAQKSSDFNAKPGWLRVSLHFTHSINDIDYLLDSLKKAVKKLR; encoded by the coding sequence GTGCAAGCGTTTTTAAACAGGAGTTTTGCCCCCTTACTCAACCCTAACGAGAGTCCTTTAGAGCAGGTTAAATCCAGCATTATTTTAAAAAAAGGGGTGTCTTATTTTGACTGGGGGGCTTCAGGTTTAGCGAGCGTTTTAGTGGAAAAGCGCGTGAAATCCTTACTGCCTTATTACGCGAACGCTCATTCTGTCGCTTCTAAACATGCGATTTTAATGGGCATGCTTTTAAAAGAGTGCCAAGAAAAGTTGAAGCGTTCTTTAAATTTGAGCGATAATCATTGCGTCTTGAGCGCAGGGTATGGGGCGAGCTCAGCGATTAAGAAATTTCAAGAAATTTTAGGGGTGTGTATCCCTTCAAAAACGAAGAAAAATTTAGAGCCGTATTTGAAAGATATGGCTTTAAAGCGTGTGATTGTAGGGCCTTATGAGCATCATTCTAATGAGATTAGCTGGCGTGAAGGCTTGTGTGAAGTGGTGCGTATCCCTTTGAATGAACATGGCTTATTGGATTTAGAAATTTTAGAGCAAACTTTAAAAAAATCCCCTAACAGCCTGGTTTCTATGAGCGCGGCTTCTAACGTAACCGGACTGCTCACGCCCTTAAAAGAAGTTTCATCATTGTGCAAGAAATATAGGGCTACTTTGGCTTTGGATTTAGCGAATTTTAGCGCGCATGCCAACCCTAAAGATTGCGAGTACCAAACCGGTTTTTATGCGCCTCATAAGCTTTTAGGGGGTATTGGAGGGTGCGGTCTTTTAGGCATTTCTAAAGATTTGATTGACACGCAAATCGCCCCGAGTTTTAGCGCAGGGGGCGTGATTAAATACGCTAATTGCACACGGCATGAATTTATTGATGAATTGCCTTTGAGGGAAGAATTTGGCACGCCAGGGTTGTTGCAATTTTACAGGAGTGCTCTAGCGTATCAATTAAGAGATGAATGCGGTTTGGATTTTATCCACAAGAAAGAAAACAACCTTTTAAGAGTGCTTATGCATGGCTTAAAAGACTTGCCCGCTATTAATATTTATGGGAATTTAACAGCGAGTCGTGTGGGGGTAGTGGCTTTTAATATTGGGGGGATTTCGCCCTATGATTTAGCGAGGGTTTTAAGCTATGAATACGCTATTGAGACCCGTGCAGGTTGCTCTTGCGCGGGGCCTTATGGGCATGATTTATTGAATCTTAACGCTCAAAAGTCAAGCGATTTTAACGCTAAACCCGGATGGCTTAGAGTGAGCTTGCACTTCACGCACTCCATAAACGATATTGATTATTTGCTAGACAGCTTGAAAAAAGCGGTTAAAAAATTGCGTTAA
- a CDS encoding histidine triad nucleotide-binding protein — MNVFEKIIQGEIPCSKILENERFLSFYDINPKAKVHALVIPKQSIQDFNGITPELMAQMTSFIFEVVEKLGIKEEGYKLLTNVGKNAGQEVMHLHFHILSGDKH; from the coding sequence ATGAATGTGTTTGAAAAAATAATCCAAGGCGAAATCCCTTGTTCTAAGATTTTAGAAAACGAGCGTTTTTTATCCTTTTATGACATTAACCCTAAAGCGAAAGTGCATGCGTTAGTGATCCCTAAGCAAAGCATTCAGGATTTTAATGGCATCACCCCAGAGCTTATGGCGCAAATGACAAGTTTTATTTTTGAAGTGGTGGAAAAATTAGGCATCAAAGAAGAGGGTTACAAGCTTTTAACCAATGTGGGTAAAAACGCCGGGCAAGAGGTGATGCATTTGCATTTTCATATTTTAAGCGGAGACAAACATTAA
- a CDS encoding phenylalanine--tRNA ligase subunit alpha has product MHTLIERLEKVTNSKELEEVRLNALGKKGVFADKFNQLKNLNGEEKNAFAKEIHHYKQAFEKAFEWKKKAILELELEERLKKEKIDVSLFNAIKTSSSHPLNHTKNKIIEFFTPLGYKLEIGSLVEDDFHNFSALNLPPYHPARDMQDTFYFKDHKLLRTHTSPVQIHTMQEQTPPIKMICLGETFRRDYDLTHTPMFHQIEGLVVDQKGNIRFTHLKGVIEDFLHYFFGGVKLRWRSSFFPFTEPSAEVDISCVFCKQEGCRVCSHTGWLEVLGCGMVNNAVFEAIGYENVSGFAFGMGIERLAMLTCQINDLRSFFETDLRVLESF; this is encoded by the coding sequence TTGCACACCTTAATAGAGCGATTAGAAAAGGTTACTAATAGCAAAGAGTTAGAAGAAGTGCGTTTGAATGCTTTGGGTAAAAAAGGGGTTTTTGCGGATAAATTCAACCAGCTCAAAAATCTAAACGGCGAAGAAAAAAACGCCTTTGCTAAAGAAATCCACCATTATAAACAAGCGTTTGAAAAGGCCTTTGAATGGAAAAAAAAGGCTATTTTAGAGCTTGAATTAGAAGAACGCTTGAAAAAAGAAAAAATTGATGTGAGCTTGTTTAACGCTATCAAAACAAGCTCTTCTCACCCTTTAAATCACACTAAAAATAAAATCATTGAATTTTTCACCCCATTAGGATACAAGCTTGAAATCGGCTCTTTAGTGGAAGATGATTTCCATAATTTCAGCGCTTTAAACTTGCCTCCTTACCACCCTGCAAGAGACATGCAAGACACTTTTTATTTTAAAGATCACAAGCTTTTAAGGACCCACACTTCGCCCGTTCAAATCCACACCATGCAAGAACAAACCCCACCCATTAAAATGATCTGTTTAGGCGAAACCTTTAGGCGCGATTATGATTTGACCCACACGCCCATGTTCCATCAAATTGAAGGGCTTGTCGTGGATCAAAAAGGGAATATCCGTTTCACGCACTTAAAGGGCGTGATCGAAGACTTTTTGCATTATTTCTTTGGCGGCGTGAAATTAAGGTGGCGTTCTAGCTTTTTCCCTTTCACAGAGCCAAGCGCTGAAGTGGATATTAGTTGCGTGTTTTGCAAGCAGGAAGGCTGTAGGGTTTGCTCGCACACGGGCTGGTTAGAAGTGTTAGGTTGTGGCATGGTCAATAATGCGGTGTTTGAAGCCATAGGGTATGAGAATGTGAGCGGGTTTGCCTTTGGCATGGGGATTGAAAGATTGGCCATGCTGACTTGTCAAATCAATGATTTACGCAGTTTCTTTGAAACTGATTTGAGAGTGTTGGAGAGTTTTTAA
- a CDS encoding phenylalanine--tRNA ligase subunit beta produces MKLSVNDLNVFVNTPKDIAKLCEDLSCLGLEVESCIPCIAPKNVVVGKVLEKAPHKNAEKLSVCQVDIGKEVLPVVCGAKNVAPNQFAPVALKGAIIGSTTIAKTELRGVESHGMICSSIELGFPKINDGILELDESVGELVLGKELHEYAPFNTHVLEISLTPNRGDCLSVLGIAREISAFYHTPLKPIKALNFTPTSDLITLSAGENIESHLAYYLICNHSLKTPLNIKLSLAHNNALSENDLNNFIEFSAHFSGVILNAYSLNKTPMDLSVKNDENNLESVYINHQKRSTIAIKHQDQKDLSECLLLEASYTDPVSLSLKLHALKDKTLQKDNALIYRSARGSNPNLSDGLNFLSTHLKATILESKQTKHSLKDHALKFQLEDITEILGLAVEEEKIQGILKSLGFKVSIKVSNSKPQVLEVIVPNFRHDIKTIQDIAEEILRFVGIDNLISKPLDCVSSKNSNPHYDTHRFFENLKHKALACGFKEVIHYVFYSKEKQQKLGFEVLEDPLELQNPITTELNTLRTSLVCGLLDASLRNKNLGFKSIALYEKGSVYNSKREETQKLGFLASGLQKKESYPDAKGKAWDFYSFAECVSKVIGDFSLEKLTTQTPINHPYQSAKIIQNHEIIGVIAKIHPKVIQELDLFESYYAEIDASKLKRHAMLLKPFSIYPSSVRDLTLIIDENTAFSKIKKALKDAQIPNLSEVLPLDIFKESDNTIALSVRCVIHSLEKTLNDEEVNSAVQKALEILEKEFNARLKG; encoded by the coding sequence ATGAAACTAAGCGTCAATGATTTGAATGTTTTTGTCAATACGCCTAAAGATATAGCCAAACTCTGTGAGGATTTGAGCTGCTTAGGCTTAGAAGTGGAAAGCTGTATCCCTTGTATCGCTCCTAAAAATGTGGTTGTGGGTAAAGTTTTAGAAAAAGCCCCCCACAAAAACGCTGAAAAACTCAGCGTGTGTCAAGTGGATATTGGCAAAGAAGTGTTGCCAGTCGTGTGCGGGGCTAAAAATGTCGCGCCAAACCAATTTGCGCCAGTCGCTCTCAAAGGAGCGATCATAGGCTCAACCACAATCGCTAAAACCGAGCTTAGGGGGGTAGAAAGCCATGGCATGATTTGCTCTAGCATTGAATTAGGCTTCCCTAAAATCAATGATGGCATCTTGGAATTAGATGAGAGCGTTGGGGAGTTGGTTTTAGGGAAGGAATTACATGAATACGCCCCTTTCAACACGCATGTTTTAGAAATTTCATTGACCCCCAATCGTGGGGATTGCTTGAGCGTTTTAGGTATTGCTAGAGAGATTAGCGCCTTTTATCACACGCCCCTAAAACCCATTAAGGCTCTAAATTTTACGCCAACAAGCGATTTGATCACGCTTAGTGCGGGTGAAAATATTGAATCGCATCTAGCTTATTATTTGATTTGCAACCATTCATTAAAAACCCCTTTAAATATCAAGCTTTCGCTCGCTCATAACAATGCCTTAAGCGAGAACGATCTGAACAATTTCATAGAATTTAGCGCGCATTTTAGTGGGGTAATATTGAACGCTTATAGCCTGAATAAAACCCCTATGGATTTGAGCGTGAAAAACGATGAAAACAACCTTGAAAGCGTTTATATCAACCATCAAAAACGCTCCACTATCGCTATCAAGCATCAAGATCAAAAAGATTTGAGCGAGTGTTTGCTTTTAGAGGCGAGTTATACCGATCCTGTAAGCCTGTCTTTAAAATTACACGCTCTAAAAGACAAAACGCTTCAAAAAGACAACGCCCTTATTTATAGGAGCGCTAGAGGGAGCAACCCTAATCTATCAGACGGCCTGAATTTTTTAAGCACTCATTTAAAAGCCACGATTTTAGAAAGCAAACAAACCAAGCATTCTTTAAAAGATCACGCCCTTAAATTCCAGCTTGAAGACATCACCGAAATTTTGGGACTTGCTGTAGAAGAAGAAAAAATTCAAGGCATTTTAAAAAGTTTAGGTTTTAAAGTTAGCATAAAAGTGTCAAACTCAAAACCCCAAGTTTTAGAGGTTATCGTTCCCAATTTCAGGCATGACATTAAAACGATCCAAGATATTGCTGAAGAAATCTTGCGCTTTGTAGGGATTGATAATTTGATCTCAAAGCCCCTTGATTGCGTCAGTAGCAAAAATTCAAACCCCCATTATGACACGCACCGCTTTTTTGAAAACCTTAAACACAAGGCTCTCGCTTGCGGTTTTAAAGAAGTCATTCATTATGTGTTTTATTCTAAAGAAAAGCAGCAAAAACTAGGCTTTGAAGTTTTAGAAGATCCCCTAGAATTGCAAAACCCTATCACAACGGAGTTAAACACCCTAAGAACGAGCCTTGTTTGCGGGCTTTTAGACGCCAGTTTAAGGAATAAGAATTTAGGGTTTAAAAGCATAGCCCTTTATGAAAAGGGGAGCGTGTATAACTCTAAAAGAGAAGAAACCCAAAAACTAGGCTTTTTAGCGAGCGGCTTGCAAAAAAAAGAAAGTTACCCTGATGCTAAGGGCAAGGCTTGGGATTTTTACTCTTTTGCCGAATGCGTTTCAAAAGTTATAGGGGATTTTAGCTTGGAAAAACTAACCACTCAAACCCCTATTAACCACCCTTACCAGAGCGCTAAAATCATTCAAAATCATGAAATCATAGGCGTAATCGCTAAAATCCACCCCAAAGTGATCCAGGAATTGGATTTGTTTGAAAGCTATTACGCTGAGATAGACGCTTCTAAACTCAAACGCCATGCCATGCTGTTAAAGCCCTTTAGCATTTACCCTAGCAGTGTGAGGGATTTGACTCTCATCATTGATGAAAATACCGCTTTTAGCAAGATTAAAAAAGCCCTAAAAGACGCTCAAATCCCTAATTTAAGCGAGGTTCTACCCCTTGATATTTTTAAAGAAAGCGATAACACCATAGCCTTAAGCGTGCGTTGCGTGATCCATTCTTTAGAAAAAACCCTGAATGATGAAGAGGTCAATTCAGCCGTGCAAAAAGCACTTGAAATTTTAGAAAAAGAATTTAACGCCCGCCTTAAGGGATAA
- the aroA gene encoding 3-phosphoshikimate 1-carboxyvinyltransferase — translation MIELDINASDKSLSHRAVIFSLLAQKPCVVRNFLMGEDCLSSLEIAQNLGAKVENTAKNSFKITPPTAIKEPNKILNCNNSGTSMRLYSGLLSAQKGLFVLSGDNSLNSRPMKRIIEPLKAFGARILGREDNHFAPLVILGNPLKACHYESPIASAQVKSAFILSALQAQGVSVYKESELSRNHTEIMLKSLGADIQNQDGVLKISPLEKPLEAFDFTIANDPSSAFFFALACAITPKSRLLLKNVLLNPTRIEAFEVLKKMGASIEYAIQSKDLEIIGDIYIEHAPLKAIAINQNTASLIDEIPALSIAMLFAKGKSMVKNAKDLRAKESDRIKAVVSNLKALGIECEEFEDGFYIEGLEDISPLKQHFSKIKPPLIKSFNDHRIAMSFAVLTLALPLEIDNLECANISFPQFKRLLNLFKKGSFNGN, via the coding sequence GTGATAGAGCTTGACATTAACGCTAGCGATAAATCGCTCTCACACAGAGCCGTTATTTTTAGCTTGCTCGCTCAAAAGCCTTGTGTTGTGCGGAATTTTTTAATGGGAGAAGATTGTTTAAGCTCTTTAGAAATCGCTCAAAATTTAGGGGCTAAAGTGGAAAATACCGCCAAAAATTCTTTTAAAATCACGCCCCCAACGGCTATAAAAGAGCCTAATAAGATTTTAAATTGCAACAATTCTGGCACCAGTATGCGTTTATACAGCGGGCTTTTAAGCGCTCAAAAAGGCCTTTTTGTTTTAAGCGGGGACAATTCCCTAAACTCACGCCCCATGAAAAGAATCATTGAGCCTTTAAAAGCTTTTGGGGCAAGGATTTTAGGGAGAGAGGATAACCATTTCGCCCCCTTAGTGATCTTAGGGAATCCTTTAAAAGCTTGTCATTATGAAAGCCCTATCGCTTCAGCTCAAGTCAAAAGCGCTTTTATTTTAAGCGCTTTGCAAGCTCAAGGCGTAAGCGTTTATAAAGAAAGCGAGCTTAGCCGTAACCACACAGAAATCATGCTTAAAAGTTTGGGAGCTGACATTCAAAATCAAGACGGCGTTTTAAAAATTTCACCCCTAGAAAAACCCCTAGAAGCTTTTGATTTTACTATAGCTAATGATCCGTCTAGTGCGTTTTTTTTCGCTCTCGCTTGTGCGATTACGCCAAAAAGCCGCCTTCTTTTAAAAAATGTCTTGCTCAACCCCACTCGCATAGAAGCTTTTGAAGTTTTGAAAAAAATGGGCGCTTCCATAGAGTATGCGATTCAATCCAAAGATTTAGAAATCATTGGCGATATTTATATAGAACATGCCCCTTTAAAAGCGATCGCTATTAATCAAAATACCGCTAGCCTTATTGATGAAATCCCTGCTTTAAGCATCGCTATGCTTTTTGCAAAAGGCAAAAGCATGGTTAAAAACGCTAAAGATTTACGAGCCAAAGAAAGCGATAGGATTAAAGCGGTTGTTTCTAATCTCAAGGCTTTAGGGATTGAGTGCGAAGAGTTTGAAGACGGGTTTTATATAGAGGGATTAGAAGATATAAGCCCATTAAAACAGCATTTTTCTAAGATTAAACCCCCCCTTATCAAAAGCTTCAATGATCACAGGATTGCGATGAGTTTTGCTGTTTTAACTTTAGCACTGCCTTTAGAAATTGATAATTTAGAATGCGCAAACATTTCTTTCCCGCAATTCAAACGCTTGCTCAATCTATTCAAAAAAGGGAGTTTTAATGGAAATTAA